One Lepus europaeus isolate LE1 chromosome 7, mLepTim1.pri, whole genome shotgun sequence DNA segment encodes these proteins:
- the LOC133763898 gene encoding modulator of macroautophagy TMEM150B-like: protein MCNHLYTFVYNFQEKNERPTHLAGAFLAFIGGSLYFWLQLYLSFSTKGLPQPGAPWLQPLRLGLCSLCTSLIVAMIVLHTWPLRSASAACEWAAAMLLFLLFGLFAVDFSGLERCRLCLQPGPSLPPPSPASLQAHALPQAL from the coding sequence ATGTGCAATCATTTATACACCTTTGTGTATAACTTCCAGGAAAAGAACGAGCGGCCCACCCACCTGGCAGGGGCCTTCCTGGCCTTCATCGGGGGCAGCCTCTACTTCTGGCTGCAGCTGTACCTGTCCTTCTCCACGAAgggcctgccccagcccgggGCCCCCTGGCTCCAGCCGCTGcgcctgggcctctgcagcctcTGCACCTCGCTCATCGTGGCCATGATCGTCCTCCACACCTGGCCGCTGCGCTCGGCCTCTGCCGCCTGCGAGTGGGCGGCCGCCATGCTGCTGTTCCTGCTTTTCGGCCTCTTCGCCGTGGACTTCTCGGGCCTGGAGCGCTGCCGCCTGTGCCTCCAGCCGGGGCCCAGCCTCCCGCCGCCCTCCCCCGCCTCCTTGCAGGCCCACGCGCTGCCACAGGCGCTCTGA